A window of the Ipomoea triloba cultivar NCNSP0323 chromosome 14, ASM357664v1 genome harbors these coding sequences:
- the LOC116004551 gene encoding exocyst complex component SEC15B, with product MNSSKMRRKVVPAAAENGESADKLDQLLLSSAICNGEDLGPFVRKAFASGKPETLLHHLRHFARSKESEIEEVCRAHYEDFITAVDDLRSLLSDVDSLKSSLSNSNSQLQSVAVPLLTSLDSFVEARNKCKNISLAIESLRTCVQLVELCSRANSHLSKNNFYMALKCVDSIEREFLDKTPSSTLRRMLEKQIPSIRSHIERRVNKDFGDWLVEIRVVSRNLGQLAIGQASAARQREEELRIKQRQAEEQSRLSLRDCVYALEEEEDDGLDGLSDESRDGYNNGGTGMLGFDLTPLYRAYHIHQTLGLEDRFKQYYFENRKLQLTSDFQVSSMTPFLESHQTFFAQIAGFFIVEDRVLRTGGALISKVEVENLWDTAVSKMCSVLEDQFSRMQTANHLLLIKDYVSLLGVTLRRYGYPIDALLDVLSKHRDKYHELLLSDCRKQISEALAADKLEQMYMKKEYEYSMNVLSFQLQTSNIVPAFPYVAPFSSMVPDCCRIVRSFIEDSVSFMSYGGQLDFYNMVKKYLDRLLTEALDGALLKLIDTSITGATQAMQMAANMAVFERACDFFFRHAAQLSGIPLRMVERGRRQFPLTKASDKAEEMLSGLLKQKVDGFLMLIENVNWMADDPPQGGNEYANEVIIFLETLVSTAQQILPVPVLKRVMQDVLAHISEMVVGSLLGESVKRFNINAIMGLDVDIRLLESFAENQAPLLSDADANQLKAALAESRQLVNLLLSNHPENFLNPVIRERSYNALDYRKVVAISEKMRDQSDRLFGSFGTRGAKQNTKKKSLDQLIKRLKDVN from the coding sequence ATGAACTCGTCGAAGATGCGCCGGAAGGTAGttccggcggcggcggagaaCGGTGAATCAGCCGACAAGCTTGACCAGCTCCTCCTGTCCTCCGCCATCTGCAACGGAGAAGATCTCGGTCCCTTCGTTCGGAAGGCTTTTGCTTCCGGGAAGCCAGAGACTCTCCTCCACCACCTCCGCCATTTTGCTCGATCCAAGGAATCGGAAATCGAGGAAGTATGCAGGGCTCACTACGAGGACTTCATCACCGCCGTAGACGACCTCAGATCCCTCCTCTCCGACGTTGATTCACTCAAATCCTCGCTCTCCAACTCCAATTCTCAGCTCCAGTCCGTTGCTGTTCCGCTCCTCACCTCCCTAGACTCCTTCGTTGAAGCTCGCAACAAGTGCAAAAACATTAGCCTCGCTATAGAATCTCTACGAACTTGCGTGCAATTAGTCGAGCTTTGCTCGCGAGCCAACTCTCATCTCTCGAAGAACAACTTCTACATGGCTTTGAAGTGCGTGGACTCAATTGAGCGAGAGTTTCTGGATAAAACACCATCATCTACGCTCCGCAGAATGCTGGAGAAGCAGATCCCGTCGATTCGATCGCATATTGAACGCAGAGTCAACAAAGATTTTGGTGATTGGCTTGTTGAGATCCGAGTTGTTAGTCGGAATTTAGGCCAGTTAGCCATCGGACAAGCCTCCGCAGCGAGGCAAAGAGAAGAGGAACTTAGAATCAAGCAACGGCAAGCCGAGGAGCAGAGTCGACTCAGTCTCAGGGATTGCGTTTATGctcttgaggaagaagaagatgacgGACTTGATGGACTAAGCGATGAGAGCAGGGACGGTTACAACAACGGAGGTACTGGAATGTTGGGGTTCGATTTGACGCCATTGTACAGGGCTTATCACATTCACCAGACTCTAGGCCTCGAGGATCGTTTCAAGCAGTATTATTTTGAGAATAGGAAGCTCCAATTGACTTCTGATTTCCAGGTATCATCAATGACGCCCTTTCTCGAATCTCATCAAACGTTTTTTGCACAAATTGCTGGATTTTTTATTGTTGAGGATCGTGTTTTGAGGACTGGTGGTGCATTGATATCTAAAGTGGAGGTGGAGAATTTATGGGACACTGCTGTTAGTAAGATGTGTTCTGTTTTAGAAGATCAATTTTCTAGGATGCAAACTGCTAACCATTTGCTGCTGATAAAGGACTATGTGAGTTTGCTTGGAGTAACATTGCGCCGTTATGGTTACCCGATTGATGCTTTGCTTGATGTGCTGAGCAAGCATAGGGATAAATATCATGAACTCCTGTTGTCTGATTGTCGTAAGCAAATATCTGAGGCTCTTGCTGCTGACAAGCTCGAGCAAATGTATATGAAAAAGGAATATGAGTACTCGATGAATGTTCTTTCCTTTCAGCTGCAAACATCTAATATCGTCCCTGCATTTCCTTATGTTGCACCATTTTCTTCCATGGTACCTGATTGCTGTAGAATTGTACGGTCATTTATTGAGGATTCAGTGAGTTTTATGTCGTATGGCGGACAGCTTGATTTCTACAATATGGTGAAGAAATACTTGGACCGTCTTTTGACTGAGGCCCTAGATGGAGCTTTATTGAAACTTATAGATACCTCAATTACCGGTGCTACTCAAGCTATGCAGATGGCAGCAAATATGGCAGTGTTTGAACGGGCTTGTGATTTCTTCTTTCGCCATGCTGCACAACTTTCAGGGATTCCGCTGAGAATGGTGGAGAGGGGCAGGAGGCAGTTTCCATTGACTAAAGCCAGTGATAAGGCTGAAGAGATGCTGTCTGGATTGCTTAAGCAAAAGGTTGATGGGTTTCTCATGCTGATAGAGAATGTAAATTGGATGGCTGATGATCCTCCTCAAGGGGGAAATGAATATGCAAATGAGGTCATTATTTTCCTGGAAACTCTTGTCTCTACTGCTCAGCAGATATTGCCGGTTCCAGTTCTCAAAAGAGTTATGCAAGATGTTCTTGCTCACATATCAGAAATGGTAGTTGGGTCATTGCTAGGTGAATCTGTTAAAAGGTTTAACATCAATGCCATCATGGGTCTTGATGTGGATATTCGGCTGTTGGAATCATTTGCTGAGAACCAAGCCCCTCTTCTATCTGATGCAGATGCAAATCAGTTGAAAGCAGCTCTGGCTGAGTCAAGACAATTGGTCAATTTACTCTTAAGCAATCACCCTGAAAATTTCCTGAATCCAGTAATTCGAGAGAGGAGCTATAATGCCTTGGACTACCGTAAAGTAGTGGCAATTTCAGAAAAGATGCGTGATCAATCAGATCGTCTCTTTGGATCATTTGGAACTAGGGGAGCCAAACAAAACACAAAGAAGAAATCTcttgatcaattgatcaaaaGGCTCAAGGACGTGAACTAA
- the LOC116004556 gene encoding glyoxysomal fatty acid beta-oxidation multifunctional protein MFP-a-like, with the protein MNGTTSMEVGDDGVAVITINNPPLNLLSVNVVLSLKRSVEEAVQRDDVKAIVLIGSKGYFSAGFDVTAFGVSQG; encoded by the exons ATGAACGGAACGACGTCGATGGAGGTCGGAGACGACGGCGTCGCCGTTATCACCATCAACAATCCACCTCTCAATTTACTCTCAGTTAACG TGGTACTCAGCTTAAAAAGGAGCGTAGAGGAAGCCGTACAGAGAGATGATGTGAAAGCAATAGTTTTGATTG GTTCCAAAGGATATTTCTCGGCAGGCTTTGATGTGACGGCCTTTGGTGTAAGCCAAGGGTAA